GTCTCCGAGAATAAGTGAAAGGCTCATAACGCCCTCGATTAGGATCAACAGCGACGAAGTAGGGAACATATCGATCGATTTTCCCGAAGTCAGAGACCCGCGACTAATATAAGATCCGTTTCTGAAATCCTCTCTCTAACAGCACGTGCTTGACTGTAAGCTTCTGAATCATAGAACGCTTGCGCTGCTTCAAGAGACTCGAATTCAATCACGATTGCCAGGCCCTTCGCGGCCCCCTCACGATGATCGGGCTTTGGATTTCGGACAAGAACTTTACCATTGTGCGATTTGATCGCCGCTCCTGAGAGAGCCTTGAACTCTTCAAAGGCCTCTTTGTCCTGCACTCGAATGTGCGCGATTAAATAACCTTTGGACATACGTTTTGCCTCCCCACTTGATTTCCTCGAGATGCACGACATTCGAGATCAATCCAGAGGGCACGTCAAGTTTTCCGGCGTTTGTCGGCTTTGAGCCCAAAGTGCAGTATTTCCGCAATGCAGCTAATGTCGGCTTTCAGGTTTTAATTGCCGACTACTCATCGGTGGGCGAGTAACTGGTGAGCAAGGCGACGTCACTTTCGCCGTGATTATCCTCTTCAATCATCGCCGACACCTTGATGTATCAACTGGCCATCCGTTCTTCGTGGGCGAAGGGGCTGAGGCCAAGCCATTTCTGCATGCAATTTGCGATCTCGGGGGTGCCCGTCAGGACCATCCGTCCGCCTTCCACCGCTTTCTCGACGGTATCGACGCCCATCCATATTGCAGTCATGGTTCGCAGTTGGCTTTCCGCGTAGAGGTCAACTTCGTGACCTGGGTCAGTATAACAAGCCTCGACGCCGGTA
Above is a window of Litoreibacter janthinus DNA encoding:
- a CDS encoding DUF1330 domain-containing protein — protein: MSKGYLIAHIRVQDKEAFEEFKALSGAAIKSHNGKVLVRNPKPDHREGAAKGLAIVIEFESLEAAQAFYDSEAYSQARAVRERISETDLILVAGL